A region of Betta splendens chromosome 13, fBetSpl5.4, whole genome shotgun sequence DNA encodes the following proteins:
- the LOC114868413 gene encoding histone-lysine N-methyltransferase ash1-like isoform X10, with translation MATIRRRNTPLKDAIAHATRAIDKARELEVKYINSFKGRGLFAKVPYQKGDFIVEYRGELISSQESERRRGIYHSKCTVFMFDFCWKERMWCIDAAQEDDSLGRLVNDDHIYPNCKMKRVIAEGKPHLCLFALRDIKAGEEITYDYGGSDWPWRKQAKVQETASDTLSSEEVPQSPSPSKMQAKTQETGADTLSSEEVPQSPSVSEMQAKTQETSADTLSSEEVPQSPSVSEVQAKTQETGANTLSSEEVPQSPSLSHMQAKTQETSADTLSSEEVPQSPSVSEVQAKTQETGADTLSSEEVPQSPSLSHMQRMWMYMRTMTVEQHVGQGHKRVWMYLTTASMGQHVSHKSVWLNVIRLKMARLH, from the exons ATGGCCACAATAAGACGAAGGAACACGCCATTAAAAGATGCTATTGCACATGCTACCAGGGCCATTGACAAGGCAAGAGAGTTGGAGGTGAAATATATTAACTCTTTTAAAG GTCGAGGCTTGTTTGCAAAGGTCCCTTACCAAAAGGGAGACTTTATAGTTGAATATAGAGGAGAACTAATCAGTTCACAAGAATCTGAAAGGAGAAGGGGGATTTACCATAGTAAATGcactgtttttatgtttgacTTCTGCTGGAAAGAAAGAATGTGGTG TATTGATGCAGCGCAAGAAGATGACAGTCTTGGAAGACTAGTCAATGATGACCACATCTATCCAAACTGCAAAATGAAGAGGGTCATAGCAGAGGGCAAGCCAcatctttgtctttttgctcTGAGAGACATTAAGGCTGGAGAAGAAATAACGTATGACTATGGGGGATCTGATTGGCCTTGGAGAAAACAG GCTAAAGTGCAAGAAACTGCATCtgatacactgtcatcagaggaggttCCTCAGAGTCCTTCCCCCTCCAAGATGCAG gctaaaacacaagaaacgggcgctgatacactgtcatcagaggaggttCCTCAGAGCCCTTCCGTCTCCGAGATGCAG gctaaaacacaagaaactagcgctgatacactgtcatcagaggaggttCCTCAGAGCCCTTCCGTCTCCGAGGTGCAG gctaaaacacaagaaacggGCGCTAatacactgtcatcagaggaggtaCCTCAGAGCCCTTCCCTCTCCCATATGCAG gctaaaacacaagaaactagcgctgatacactgtcatcagaggaggttCCTCAGAGCCCTTCCGTCTCCGAGGTGCAG gctaaaacacaagaaacgggcgctgatacactgtcatcagaggaggtaCCTCAGAGCCCTTCCCTCTCCCATATGCAG AGAATGTGGATGTACATGAGGACAATGACAGTGGAGCAGCATGTGGGTCAGGGTCACAAG
- the LOC114868413 gene encoding uncharacterized protein LOC114868413 isoform X3, with translation MATIRRRNTPLKDAIAHATRAIDKARELEVKYINSFKGRGLFAKVPYQKGDFIVEYRGELISSQESERRRGIYHSKCTVFMFDFCWKERMWCIDAAQEDDSLGRLVNDDHIYPNCKMKRVIAEGKPHLCLFALRDIKAGEEITYDYGGSDWPWRKQAKVQETASDTLSSEEVPQSPSPSKMQAKVQNTAADTMSSEEVPQSPSFSEMQAKTQETGADTLSSEEVPQSPSVSEMQAKTQETSADTLSSEEAPQSPSVSEMQAKTQETGANTLSSEEVPQSPSLSHMQAKTQETSADTLSSEEVPQSPSVSEVQAKTQETGADTLSSEEVPQSPSLSHMQRMWMYMRTMTVEQHVGQGHKRVWMYLTTASMGQHVSHKSVWLNVIRLKMARLH, from the exons ATGGCCACAATAAGACGAAGGAACACGCCATTAAAAGATGCTATTGCACATGCTACCAGGGCCATTGACAAGGCAAGAGAGTTGGAGGTGAAATATATTAACTCTTTTAAAG GTCGAGGCTTGTTTGCAAAGGTCCCTTACCAAAAGGGAGACTTTATAGTTGAATATAGAGGAGAACTAATCAGTTCACAAGAATCTGAAAGGAGAAGGGGGATTTACCATAGTAAATGcactgtttttatgtttgacTTCTGCTGGAAAGAAAGAATGTGGTG TATTGATGCAGCGCAAGAAGATGACAGTCTTGGAAGACTAGTCAATGATGACCACATCTATCCAAACTGCAAAATGAAGAGGGTCATAGCAGAGGGCAAGCCAcatctttgtctttttgctcTGAGAGACATTAAGGCTGGAGAAGAAATAACGTATGACTATGGGGGATCTGATTGGCCTTGGAGAAAACAG GCTAAAGTGCAAGAAACTGCATCtgatacactgtcatcagaggaggttCCTCAGAGTCCTTCCCCCTCCAAGATGCAG GCTAAAGTGCAAAATACTGCAGCTGATACAatgtcatcagaggaggttCCTCAGAGCCCTTCGTTCTCCGAGATGCAG gctaaaacacaagaaacgggcgctgatacactgtcatcagaggaggttCCTCAGAGCCCTTCCGTCTCCGAGATGCAG gctaaaacacaagaaactagcgctgatacactgtcatcagaggaggctCCTCAGAGCCCTTCCGTCTCCGAGATGCAG gctaaaacacaagaaacggGCGCTAatacactgtcatcagaggaggtaCCTCAGAGCCCTTCCCTCTCCCATATGCAG gctaaaacacaagaaactagcgctgatacactgtcatcagaggaggttCCTCAGAGCCCTTCCGTCTCCGAGGTGCAG gctaaaacacaagaaacgggcgctgatacactgtcatcagaggaggtaCCTCAGAGCCCTTCCCTCTCCCATATGCAG AGAATGTGGATGTACATGAGGACAATGACAGTGGAGCAGCATGTGGGTCAGGGTCACAAG
- the LOC114868413 gene encoding uncharacterized protein LOC114868413 isoform X7, with protein sequence MATIRRRNTPLKDAIAHATRAIDKARELEVKYINSFKGRGLFAKVPYQKGDFIVEYRGELISSQESERRRGIYHSKCTVFMFDFCWKERMWCIDAAQEDDSLGRLVNDDHIYPNCKMKRVIAEGKPHLCLFALRDIKAGEEITYDYGGSDWPWRKQAKVQETASDTLSSEEVPQSPSPSKMQAKVQNTAADTMSSEEVPQSPSFSEMQAKTQETGADTLSSEEVPQSPSVSEMQAKTQETSADTLSSEEAPQSPSVSEMQAKTQETSADTLSSEEVPQSPSVSEVQAKTQETGANTLSSEEVPQSPSLSHMQAKTQETGADTLSSEEVPQSPSLSHMQRMWMYMRTMTVEQHVGQGHKRVWMYLTTASMGQHVSHKSVWLNVIRLKMARLH encoded by the exons ATGGCCACAATAAGACGAAGGAACACGCCATTAAAAGATGCTATTGCACATGCTACCAGGGCCATTGACAAGGCAAGAGAGTTGGAGGTGAAATATATTAACTCTTTTAAAG GTCGAGGCTTGTTTGCAAAGGTCCCTTACCAAAAGGGAGACTTTATAGTTGAATATAGAGGAGAACTAATCAGTTCACAAGAATCTGAAAGGAGAAGGGGGATTTACCATAGTAAATGcactgtttttatgtttgacTTCTGCTGGAAAGAAAGAATGTGGTG TATTGATGCAGCGCAAGAAGATGACAGTCTTGGAAGACTAGTCAATGATGACCACATCTATCCAAACTGCAAAATGAAGAGGGTCATAGCAGAGGGCAAGCCAcatctttgtctttttgctcTGAGAGACATTAAGGCTGGAGAAGAAATAACGTATGACTATGGGGGATCTGATTGGCCTTGGAGAAAACAG GCTAAAGTGCAAGAAACTGCATCtgatacactgtcatcagaggaggttCCTCAGAGTCCTTCCCCCTCCAAGATGCAG GCTAAAGTGCAAAATACTGCAGCTGATACAatgtcatcagaggaggttCCTCAGAGCCCTTCGTTCTCCGAGATGCAG gctaaaacacaagaaacgggcgctgatacactgtcatcagaggaggttCCTCAGAGCCCTTCCGTCTCCGAGATGCAG gctaaaacacaagaaactagcgctgatacactgtcatcagaggaggctCCTCAGAGCCCTTCCGTCTCCGAGATGCAG gctaaaacacaagaaactagcgctgatacactgtcatcagaggaggttCCTCAGAGCCCTTCCGTCTCCGAGGTGCAG gctaaaacacaagaaacggGCGCTAatacactgtcatcagaggaggtaCCTCAGAGCCCTTCCCTCTCCCATATGCAG gctaaaacacaagaaacgggcgctgatacactgtcatcagaggaggtaCCTCAGAGCCCTTCCCTCTCCCATATGCAG AGAATGTGGATGTACATGAGGACAATGACAGTGGAGCAGCATGTGGGTCAGGGTCACAAG
- the LOC114868413 gene encoding uncharacterized protein LOC114868413 isoform X20, whose protein sequence is MATIRRRNTPLKDAIAHATRAIDKARELEVKYINSFKGRGLFAKVPYQKGDFIVEYRGELISSQESERRRGIYHSKCTVFMFDFCWKERMWCIDAAQEDDSLGRLVNDDHIYPNCKMKRVIAEGKPHLCLFALRDIKAGEEITYDYGGSDWPWRKQAKVQETASDTLSSEEVPQSPSPSKMQAKVQNTAADTMSSEEVPQSPSFSEMQAKTQETGADTLSSEEVPQSPSVSEMQAKTQETGANTLSSEEVPQSPSLSHMQAKTQETGADTLSSEEVPQSPSLSHMQRMWMYMRTMTVEQHVGQGHKRVWMYLTTASMGQHVSHKSVWLNVIRLKMARLH, encoded by the exons ATGGCCACAATAAGACGAAGGAACACGCCATTAAAAGATGCTATTGCACATGCTACCAGGGCCATTGACAAGGCAAGAGAGTTGGAGGTGAAATATATTAACTCTTTTAAAG GTCGAGGCTTGTTTGCAAAGGTCCCTTACCAAAAGGGAGACTTTATAGTTGAATATAGAGGAGAACTAATCAGTTCACAAGAATCTGAAAGGAGAAGGGGGATTTACCATAGTAAATGcactgtttttatgtttgacTTCTGCTGGAAAGAAAGAATGTGGTG TATTGATGCAGCGCAAGAAGATGACAGTCTTGGAAGACTAGTCAATGATGACCACATCTATCCAAACTGCAAAATGAAGAGGGTCATAGCAGAGGGCAAGCCAcatctttgtctttttgctcTGAGAGACATTAAGGCTGGAGAAGAAATAACGTATGACTATGGGGGATCTGATTGGCCTTGGAGAAAACAG GCTAAAGTGCAAGAAACTGCATCtgatacactgtcatcagaggaggttCCTCAGAGTCCTTCCCCCTCCAAGATGCAG GCTAAAGTGCAAAATACTGCAGCTGATACAatgtcatcagaggaggttCCTCAGAGCCCTTCGTTCTCCGAGATGCAG gctaaaacacaagaaacgggcgctgatacactgtcatcagaggaggttCCTCAGAGCCCTTCCGTCTCCGAGATGCAG gctaaaacacaagaaacggGCGCTAatacactgtcatcagaggaggtaCCTCAGAGCCCTTCCCTCTCCCATATGCAG gctaaaacacaagaaacgggcgctgatacactgtcatcagaggaggtaCCTCAGAGCCCTTCCCTCTCCCATATGCAG AGAATGTGGATGTACATGAGGACAATGACAGTGGAGCAGCATGTGGGTCAGGGTCACAAG
- the LOC114868413 gene encoding uncharacterized protein LOC114868413 isoform X18, whose amino-acid sequence MATIRRRNTPLKDAIAHATRAIDKARELEVKYINSFKGRGLFAKVPYQKGDFIVEYRGELISSQESERRRGIYHSKCTVFMFDFCWKERMWCIDAAQEDDSLGRLVNDDHIYPNCKMKRVIAEGKPHLCLFALRDIKAGEEITYDYGGSDWPWRKQAKVQETASDTLSSEEVPQSPSPSKMQAKTQETGADTLSSEEVPQSPSVSEMQAKTQETGANTLSSEEVPQSPSLSHMQAKTQETSADTLSSEEVPQSPSVSEVQAKTQETGADTLSSEEVPQSPSLSHMQRMWMYMRTMTVEQHVGQGHKRVWMYLTTASMGQHVSHKSVWLNVIRLKMARLH is encoded by the exons ATGGCCACAATAAGACGAAGGAACACGCCATTAAAAGATGCTATTGCACATGCTACCAGGGCCATTGACAAGGCAAGAGAGTTGGAGGTGAAATATATTAACTCTTTTAAAG GTCGAGGCTTGTTTGCAAAGGTCCCTTACCAAAAGGGAGACTTTATAGTTGAATATAGAGGAGAACTAATCAGTTCACAAGAATCTGAAAGGAGAAGGGGGATTTACCATAGTAAATGcactgtttttatgtttgacTTCTGCTGGAAAGAAAGAATGTGGTG TATTGATGCAGCGCAAGAAGATGACAGTCTTGGAAGACTAGTCAATGATGACCACATCTATCCAAACTGCAAAATGAAGAGGGTCATAGCAGAGGGCAAGCCAcatctttgtctttttgctcTGAGAGACATTAAGGCTGGAGAAGAAATAACGTATGACTATGGGGGATCTGATTGGCCTTGGAGAAAACAG GCTAAAGTGCAAGAAACTGCATCtgatacactgtcatcagaggaggttCCTCAGAGTCCTTCCCCCTCCAAGATGCAG gctaaaacacaagaaacgggcgctgatacactgtcatcagaggaggttCCTCAGAGCCCTTCCGTCTCCGAGATGCAG gctaaaacacaagaaacggGCGCTAatacactgtcatcagaggaggtaCCTCAGAGCCCTTCCCTCTCCCATATGCAG gctaaaacacaagaaactagcgctgatacactgtcatcagaggaggttCCTCAGAGCCCTTCCGTCTCCGAGGTGCAG gctaaaacacaagaaacgggcgctgatacactgtcatcagaggaggtaCCTCAGAGCCCTTCCCTCTCCCATATGCAG AGAATGTGGATGTACATGAGGACAATGACAGTGGAGCAGCATGTGGGTCAGGGTCACAAG
- the LOC114868413 gene encoding uncharacterized protein LOC114868413 isoform X8: MATIRRRNTPLKDAIAHATRAIDKARELEVKYINSFKGRGLFAKVPYQKGDFIVEYRGELISSQESERRRGIYHSKCTVFMFDFCWKERMWCIDAAQEDDSLGRLVNDDHIYPNCKMKRVIAEGKPHLCLFALRDIKAGEEITYDYGGSDWPWRKQAKVQETASDTLSSEEVPQSPSPSKMQAKVQNTAADTMSSEEVPQSPSFSEMQAKTQETSADTLSSEEVPQSPSVSEVQAKTQETGANTLSSEEVPQSPSLSHMQAKTQETSADTLSSEEVPQSPSVSEVQAKTQETGADTLSSEEVPQSPSLSHMQRMWMYMRTMTVEQHVGQGHKRVWMYLTTASMGQHVSHKSVWLNVIRLKMARLH; encoded by the exons ATGGCCACAATAAGACGAAGGAACACGCCATTAAAAGATGCTATTGCACATGCTACCAGGGCCATTGACAAGGCAAGAGAGTTGGAGGTGAAATATATTAACTCTTTTAAAG GTCGAGGCTTGTTTGCAAAGGTCCCTTACCAAAAGGGAGACTTTATAGTTGAATATAGAGGAGAACTAATCAGTTCACAAGAATCTGAAAGGAGAAGGGGGATTTACCATAGTAAATGcactgtttttatgtttgacTTCTGCTGGAAAGAAAGAATGTGGTG TATTGATGCAGCGCAAGAAGATGACAGTCTTGGAAGACTAGTCAATGATGACCACATCTATCCAAACTGCAAAATGAAGAGGGTCATAGCAGAGGGCAAGCCAcatctttgtctttttgctcTGAGAGACATTAAGGCTGGAGAAGAAATAACGTATGACTATGGGGGATCTGATTGGCCTTGGAGAAAACAG GCTAAAGTGCAAGAAACTGCATCtgatacactgtcatcagaggaggttCCTCAGAGTCCTTCCCCCTCCAAGATGCAG GCTAAAGTGCAAAATACTGCAGCTGATACAatgtcatcagaggaggttCCTCAGAGCCCTTCGTTCTCCGAGATGCAG gctaaaacacaagaaactagcgctgatacactgtcatcagaggaggttCCTCAGAGCCCTTCCGTCTCCGAGGTGCAG gctaaaacacaagaaacggGCGCTAatacactgtcatcagaggaggtaCCTCAGAGCCCTTCCCTCTCCCATATGCAG gctaaaacacaagaaactagcgctgatacactgtcatcagaggaggttCCTCAGAGCCCTTCCGTCTCCGAGGTGCAG gctaaaacacaagaaacgggcgctgatacactgtcatcagaggaggtaCCTCAGAGCCCTTCCCTCTCCCATATGCAG AGAATGTGGATGTACATGAGGACAATGACAGTGGAGCAGCATGTGGGTCAGGGTCACAAG
- the LOC114868413 gene encoding uncharacterized protein LOC114868413 isoform X15 — protein MATIRRRNTPLKDAIAHATRAIDKARELEVKYINSFKGRGLFAKVPYQKGDFIVEYRGELISSQESERRRGIYHSKCTVFMFDFCWKERMWCIDAAQEDDSLGRLVNDDHIYPNCKMKRVIAEGKPHLCLFALRDIKAGEEITYDYGGSDWPWRKQAKVQETASDTLSSEEVPQSPSPSKMQAKVQNTAADTMSSEEVPQSPSFSEMQAKTQETGANTLSSEEVPQSPSLSHMQAKTQETSADTLSSEEVPQSPSVSEVQAKTQETGADTLSSEEVPQSPSLSHMQRMWMYMRTMTVEQHVGQGHKRVWMYLTTASMGQHVSHKSVWLNVIRLKMARLH, from the exons ATGGCCACAATAAGACGAAGGAACACGCCATTAAAAGATGCTATTGCACATGCTACCAGGGCCATTGACAAGGCAAGAGAGTTGGAGGTGAAATATATTAACTCTTTTAAAG GTCGAGGCTTGTTTGCAAAGGTCCCTTACCAAAAGGGAGACTTTATAGTTGAATATAGAGGAGAACTAATCAGTTCACAAGAATCTGAAAGGAGAAGGGGGATTTACCATAGTAAATGcactgtttttatgtttgacTTCTGCTGGAAAGAAAGAATGTGGTG TATTGATGCAGCGCAAGAAGATGACAGTCTTGGAAGACTAGTCAATGATGACCACATCTATCCAAACTGCAAAATGAAGAGGGTCATAGCAGAGGGCAAGCCAcatctttgtctttttgctcTGAGAGACATTAAGGCTGGAGAAGAAATAACGTATGACTATGGGGGATCTGATTGGCCTTGGAGAAAACAG GCTAAAGTGCAAGAAACTGCATCtgatacactgtcatcagaggaggttCCTCAGAGTCCTTCCCCCTCCAAGATGCAG GCTAAAGTGCAAAATACTGCAGCTGATACAatgtcatcagaggaggttCCTCAGAGCCCTTCGTTCTCCGAGATGCAG gctaaaacacaagaaacggGCGCTAatacactgtcatcagaggaggtaCCTCAGAGCCCTTCCCTCTCCCATATGCAG gctaaaacacaagaaactagcgctgatacactgtcatcagaggaggttCCTCAGAGCCCTTCCGTCTCCGAGGTGCAG gctaaaacacaagaaacgggcgctgatacactgtcatcagaggaggtaCCTCAGAGCCCTTCCCTCTCCCATATGCAG AGAATGTGGATGTACATGAGGACAATGACAGTGGAGCAGCATGTGGGTCAGGGTCACAAG
- the LOC114868413 gene encoding uncharacterized protein LOC114868413 isoform X17, with protein MATIRRRNTPLKDAIAHATRAIDKARELEVKYINSFKGRGLFAKVPYQKGDFIVEYRGELISSQESERRRGIYHSKCTVFMFDFCWKERMWCIDAAQEDDSLGRLVNDDHIYPNCKMKRVIAEGKPHLCLFALRDIKAGEEITYDYGGSDWPWRKQAKVQETASDTLSSEEVPQSPSPSKMQAKVQNTAADTMSSEEVPQSPSFSEMQAKTQETSADTLSSEEVPQSPSVSEVQAKTQETSADTLSSEEVPQSPSVSEVQAKTQETGADTLSSEEVPQSPSLSHMQRMWMYMRTMTVEQHVGQGHKRVWMYLTTASMGQHVSHKSVWLNVIRLKMARLH; from the exons ATGGCCACAATAAGACGAAGGAACACGCCATTAAAAGATGCTATTGCACATGCTACCAGGGCCATTGACAAGGCAAGAGAGTTGGAGGTGAAATATATTAACTCTTTTAAAG GTCGAGGCTTGTTTGCAAAGGTCCCTTACCAAAAGGGAGACTTTATAGTTGAATATAGAGGAGAACTAATCAGTTCACAAGAATCTGAAAGGAGAAGGGGGATTTACCATAGTAAATGcactgtttttatgtttgacTTCTGCTGGAAAGAAAGAATGTGGTG TATTGATGCAGCGCAAGAAGATGACAGTCTTGGAAGACTAGTCAATGATGACCACATCTATCCAAACTGCAAAATGAAGAGGGTCATAGCAGAGGGCAAGCCAcatctttgtctttttgctcTGAGAGACATTAAGGCTGGAGAAGAAATAACGTATGACTATGGGGGATCTGATTGGCCTTGGAGAAAACAG GCTAAAGTGCAAGAAACTGCATCtgatacactgtcatcagaggaggttCCTCAGAGTCCTTCCCCCTCCAAGATGCAG GCTAAAGTGCAAAATACTGCAGCTGATACAatgtcatcagaggaggttCCTCAGAGCCCTTCGTTCTCCGAGATGCAG gctaaaacacaagaaactagcgctgatacactgtcatcagaggaggttCCTCAGAGCCCTTCCGTCTCCGAGGTGCAG gctaaaacacaagaaactagcgctgatacactgtcatcagaggaggttCCTCAGAGCCCTTCCGTCTCCGAGGTGCAG gctaaaacacaagaaacgggcgctgatacactgtcatcagaggaggtaCCTCAGAGCCCTTCCCTCTCCCATATGCAG AGAATGTGGATGTACATGAGGACAATGACAGTGGAGCAGCATGTGGGTCAGGGTCACAAG
- the LOC114868413 gene encoding uncharacterized protein LOC114868413 isoform X13 has protein sequence MATIRRRNTPLKDAIAHATRAIDKARELEVKYINSFKGRGLFAKVPYQKGDFIVEYRGELISSQESERRRGIYHSKCTVFMFDFCWKERMWCIDAAQEDDSLGRLVNDDHIYPNCKMKRVIAEGKPHLCLFALRDIKAGEEITYDYGGSDWPWRKQAKVQETASDTLSSEEVPQSPSPSKMQAKVQNTAADTMSSEEVPQSPSFSEMQAKTQETGADTLSSEEVPQSPSVSEMQAKTQETSADTLSSEEAPQSPSVSEMQAKTQETSADTLSSEEVPQSPSVSEVQAKTQETGADTLSSEEVPQSPSLSHMQRMWMYMRTMTVEQHVGQGHKRVWMYLTTASMGQHVSHKSVWLNVIRLKMARLH, from the exons ATGGCCACAATAAGACGAAGGAACACGCCATTAAAAGATGCTATTGCACATGCTACCAGGGCCATTGACAAGGCAAGAGAGTTGGAGGTGAAATATATTAACTCTTTTAAAG GTCGAGGCTTGTTTGCAAAGGTCCCTTACCAAAAGGGAGACTTTATAGTTGAATATAGAGGAGAACTAATCAGTTCACAAGAATCTGAAAGGAGAAGGGGGATTTACCATAGTAAATGcactgtttttatgtttgacTTCTGCTGGAAAGAAAGAATGTGGTG TATTGATGCAGCGCAAGAAGATGACAGTCTTGGAAGACTAGTCAATGATGACCACATCTATCCAAACTGCAAAATGAAGAGGGTCATAGCAGAGGGCAAGCCAcatctttgtctttttgctcTGAGAGACATTAAGGCTGGAGAAGAAATAACGTATGACTATGGGGGATCTGATTGGCCTTGGAGAAAACAG GCTAAAGTGCAAGAAACTGCATCtgatacactgtcatcagaggaggttCCTCAGAGTCCTTCCCCCTCCAAGATGCAG GCTAAAGTGCAAAATACTGCAGCTGATACAatgtcatcagaggaggttCCTCAGAGCCCTTCGTTCTCCGAGATGCAG gctaaaacacaagaaacgggcgctgatacactgtcatcagaggaggttCCTCAGAGCCCTTCCGTCTCCGAGATGCAG gctaaaacacaagaaactagcgctgatacactgtcatcagaggaggctCCTCAGAGCCCTTCCGTCTCCGAGATGCAG gctaaaacacaagaaactagcgctgatacactgtcatcagaggaggttCCTCAGAGCCCTTCCGTCTCCGAGGTGCAG gctaaaacacaagaaacgggcgctgatacactgtcatcagaggaggtaCCTCAGAGCCCTTCCCTCTCCCATATGCAG AGAATGTGGATGTACATGAGGACAATGACAGTGGAGCAGCATGTGGGTCAGGGTCACAAG
- the LOC114868413 gene encoding uncharacterized protein LOC114868413 isoform X2, with product MATIRRRNTPLKDAIAHATRAIDKARELEVKYINSFKGRGLFAKVPYQKGDFIVEYRGELISSQESERRRGIYHSKCTVFMFDFCWKERMWCIDAAQEDDSLGRLVNDDHIYPNCKMKRVIAEGKPHLCLFALRDIKAGEEITYDYGGSDWPWRKQAKVQETASDTLSSEEVPQSPSPSKMQAKVQNTAADTMSSEEVPQSPSFSEMQAKTQETGADTLSSEEVPQSPSVSEMQAKTQETSADTLSSEEVPQSPSVSEVQAKTQETGANTLSSEEVPQSPSLSHMQAKTQETSADTLSSEEVPQSPSVSEVQAKTQETGADTLSSEEVPQSPSLSHMQRMWMYMRTMTVEQHVGQGHKRVWMYLTTASMGQHVSHKSVWLNVIRLKMARLH from the exons ATGGCCACAATAAGACGAAGGAACACGCCATTAAAAGATGCTATTGCACATGCTACCAGGGCCATTGACAAGGCAAGAGAGTTGGAGGTGAAATATATTAACTCTTTTAAAG GTCGAGGCTTGTTTGCAAAGGTCCCTTACCAAAAGGGAGACTTTATAGTTGAATATAGAGGAGAACTAATCAGTTCACAAGAATCTGAAAGGAGAAGGGGGATTTACCATAGTAAATGcactgtttttatgtttgacTTCTGCTGGAAAGAAAGAATGTGGTG TATTGATGCAGCGCAAGAAGATGACAGTCTTGGAAGACTAGTCAATGATGACCACATCTATCCAAACTGCAAAATGAAGAGGGTCATAGCAGAGGGCAAGCCAcatctttgtctttttgctcTGAGAGACATTAAGGCTGGAGAAGAAATAACGTATGACTATGGGGGATCTGATTGGCCTTGGAGAAAACAG GCTAAAGTGCAAGAAACTGCATCtgatacactgtcatcagaggaggttCCTCAGAGTCCTTCCCCCTCCAAGATGCAG GCTAAAGTGCAAAATACTGCAGCTGATACAatgtcatcagaggaggttCCTCAGAGCCCTTCGTTCTCCGAGATGCAG gctaaaacacaagaaacgggcgctgatacactgtcatcagaggaggttCCTCAGAGCCCTTCCGTCTCCGAGATGCAG gctaaaacacaagaaactagcgctgatacactgtcatcagaggaggttCCTCAGAGCCCTTCCGTCTCCGAGGTGCAG gctaaaacacaagaaacggGCGCTAatacactgtcatcagaggaggtaCCTCAGAGCCCTTCCCTCTCCCATATGCAG gctaaaacacaagaaactagcgctgatacactgtcatcagaggaggttCCTCAGAGCCCTTCCGTCTCCGAGGTGCAG gctaaaacacaagaaacgggcgctgatacactgtcatcagaggaggtaCCTCAGAGCCCTTCCCTCTCCCATATGCAG AGAATGTGGATGTACATGAGGACAATGACAGTGGAGCAGCATGTGGGTCAGGGTCACAAG